aatatgttcagtatgaaataagtgaaaatattctaAAACTATCATGATTTATGCAGTATATGACAGGTATGTTGTGCATATTGTATATCGGCTAACAAGTGAAaaagaatatgagaatatgaacaGCATTACAGACAGATCCAGGTGGAGGTGACATCACAGGAGACTGAACAGGAACAGGTGAGCAGCAGAGTGCAGGAGGACAAGATCCACCTGCTGTCAGCTGATGGTTTATATTACTGTGTGTTAATGTTTCTCCTGTGGTAATAATCAGTATTCTTGTATGTTTCTATGTTCACTCTTTGTTTCTGACTCTTGTAGTTGTGACTTGTTTTCGTGTCATGTTGCTGTCCAAACACAACTGGTttataaattaataaatcatcagatccccccccccccccgcctccatGTTGTTATTTCTGCAGAGCAAAAGCTCTTGAGTCTCCGTCATGTTAATTCGCTTTATTTTCCGAGCAGACCCTGAATGCAGCATGACGTTGCACAGTTGTAATAAAAGACAGATCGTCAGCTCAGTTCTGTTTCATACAGAAGTTCAAGTCAAACTGCAGAAGCTTCCTGAAGCAGCAGGCGGCagcagagagtcagccagccCGGCCAAAGATCCTGTATTGAGAAGAAGACTCCTTCAACAAACCTGACCCACTTCCAGTCTGCAGACCCGGCTGAAGCAGAGCCGTTACCATAGCAACCGATCTGGTAAAAACCTAGTGATCCTAAAAACGTTTTGATATTTTGACACCGGATGTTAAAAATACTTtggtcatttcatttcattctatTCAACTCGATTcgactttattgatcctgtgggGAGACCCCACAGAAAAAATAATACTAGAATACATCAAATgaaaataggatataaataaaaatagggATTTATACTCAACCAACAGTTCCAGCACATATTAATATAAGTAGaaatttatgaatgaaaatTTTCAATATTTCCCAAACGCACAAAAATGTGACGTTGTGAGATTTGTGCATTACGAAGTGGAGaattattaaattatatatgaaaaaatatagaatTCTATGTGCAATGCAGAACAATGAGAGGAATATGAGAGtgtgaaacagaaaatatgtgAAAGATTATACAGGTTTGACAGAAACAGATGATCTGAACTACAGTGAGCAGCAGACccactgagcatgtgcagaggtgactgtgtgtgtcagcaccTGGAGGAACCATGTGACCAGCTGCATGTGAACTGAAGCCTGATGGTCAGAACAAGTTAAATACACATGAAGACACGTGAAGACAGATGAAGACACTTGAAGACAGATGAAGACACATGGAGACACATGAAGAcacgcagagacacacagagacacgtgGAGACGCTGGAGACACATGAAGACAGATGAAGACACATGGAGACACGTGGAGACACGTGAAGACAGATGAAGACACTGGAGACATGTGAAGACACGCGGAGACACATGGAGACACATGGAGAAACTGGAGACACGTGAAAACACGTGAAGACACGTGGAGACACTGGAGACACTGGAGACACATGGAGACACTGGAGACACATGGAGACACGTGGAGACACTGGAGACACGTGGAGACACGTGGAGACACTGGAGACACGTGGAGACACTGGAGACACATGGAGACACTGGAGACACTGGAGACACATGGAGACACTGGAGACACATGGAGACACGTGGAGACACTGGAGACACGTGAAGACATGTGAAGACACATGGAGACACGTGGAGACACATGGAGACACTGGAGACACATGGAGACACGTGGAGACACTGGAGACACGTGAAGACATGTGAAGACACATGGAGACACGTGGAGACACTGGAGACACTGGAGACACATGGAGACACGTGAAGACACTGGAGACACATGAAGACACGTGGAGATACTGGAGACACTGGAGACACATGGAGACACTGGAGACACGTGAAGACACGTGGAGACACGTGGAGACACTGGAGACACGTGAAGACACGTAGAGACACGTGGAGACACTGGAGACACGTGAAGACACGTAGAGACACGTGGAGACACTGGAGACACGTGAAGACACGTGAAGACACATGAGGACATATGAAGACACATGAGGACACATGAAGACACGTGGAGACACATGGAGACACGTGGAGACACGTGAAGACACGTGGAGACACATGGAGACACTGGAGACGTGAAGACACATGGAGACACATGGAGACACTGGAGACATGTGAAGACACGTGAAGACACATGAGGACACATGAGGACACATGGAGACATGTGAAGACACATGGAGACACGTGGATACACATAGAGACACTGGAGACACGTGAAGACACGTGGAGACACATGGAGACACGTGAAGACACATGGAGACACGTGAAGACACATGAAGACACATGGAGACACTGGAGACACGTGAAGACACATGAGGACACATGGAGACATGTGGAGACACATGGAGACACATGGAGACACGTGGAGACACGTGGAGACACGTGGAGACACATGGAGACATGTGAATACGCATGGAGACACATGGAGACACGTGGAGACACATGGAGACACGTGGAGACACATGGAGACACGTGGAGACACATGAGGACACATGGAGACATGTGGAGACACGTGGAGACACATGGAGACATGTGAAGACACATGGAGACACGTGGAGACACATGGAGACACATGGAGACATGGACCAGAGGAAGTCAGGACGCTTCAGACTGCTGAGGAAACTCCAGTGACACCAGCAGGGAAATCCAGCTGGATCCAGTTGGTTCCACCTGATTTTCCCAGTAGAAGGTTCAGCTGGTTTGTTCCAGCTGGTTTTTATAAGGAAACTGGAACATGTCTGCTGGTGTTTCCTCGTGTCATGACTGCTGGTGTGACTGCTGGTCAGCATTAGATTTCTGACACTTCAAAGCCTTGAGACTTTGATCAGGGCTCACTCTGGTCACGTGTGTGGTTCCCGGAAATAGAAACAGAGTGAGACCTCTGtagttcctccctctctctgctgtaaacACACGTAGTCAGTCCGGAGCGGCAGCTGCTCTCATGTCTCTGTCGGTCTCGCTGTTTAACGGCAGAAACTCTCCAGCTCTCTGACCGCCTCCACCTCTCCGGATGGCCGGAATACTCTGCTTCCAAACCGCGGTCGTCCTGTGCTTCCTACCCCGGGCTCTGGGTGCCGCAGCCCGGCTGTACACGGAGGAAGACCCGCTGCTgatcctgaacagcagcagcctgaAGCCGACCGTCAGTAACTCGTCCTCGGCCTGGCTGGTCCAGTTCTACTCGTCCTGGTGCGGACACTGCATCCAGTACTCCAGCACCTGGAAGGCTCTGGCCCAGGATGTCAAAGGTACCGCTGACACTCCGCATGGTTCCTACCAGCCCGTTGCCGTGCCGTGCTCCCTTGCATGGAGAGAACGTCACACCAAAGCCTAttcaaaaatatgacaatttaATGTAACGATGATTATCGGCAGACATTACATATCTCATAATATCACTCACTGTGTTTTCTGAATAATTCGAAGCTATTCTCCAATCCGGCATACATACAATCCACAAAGCAACAGTTTATTCcagtaaaatctcaacttttaaaacacacacgTCCACAGTGCTGACGACTGTCCTCCACAGCGTGTGCTGGTTGAAAAGATGAGGGGAACAACAGCCGGACCAGTTCTAAAAAGTAGATATTTTACTTAAATCTGTGCTCCTTCATGTATCTGTACCGAATTTAAGAGTGGCTAACAGAGATTCGTGAAGACCATTAAGTTATCTTCTACCACATATGTATatttgccgataagcaaagcAACTATAAACTGACAGATTTGTAAATATAGCTCGGTGTgatgttctctccatacaacAGAACGGCTCGTATCGGAGCTGGACTAGAGGAAAGTCACGTAACATTAGCCAGAATAAATGCTACTGCCACAAGCAATACTCcatatccataattcatcagctGCCGGCTAACATTGTATTTTGTCACCGTATTTCGCTAATATTGACTAAAGTATTATTTGACTAGTTTAGTAGACTAGTTTATCCCACAGCTTGGCCCGGAGGCTATGAGAGGTCAAATAACTATTAAACACGACAGATTCATATTAAATAATCAGCCTCATAACAAACAGCACAGATCATGTTTGGTGTCTGGTTAGCTAGCTCAGCCTCTGTTAGCTAGCCGCTACGTTACATGGAACCTGGAACTGAGCTCACGTTGCCAGGCAACAAAGACAATTCCTGACAGTTCCACTAATATCGCTTCGGGACAAAAAtagttccaggaagtaaaaccTGAATCAGAGGAGCCTTGAAATAACTCCACACCTAAATATAATAACTTGTATACATCGAACTTTGTGCTAAATAGCTAGCCGTCtgtatagcagtgtaacagctGTTAGGTTAGCTAGCCGGCTAACAGAGTGGCTCAGTCACACTGCATGAGTCACACTGATCATTTATCTAGATCAGAACCATTTGACTGTATAGATCACTAATCAATTAACTATGAAGATAACTAATCATTTCTACACTATCTAGACCTGACTGTGCCGCTCTGACTGTGATGTTTTTATCTTTACAGCAACATGCAGCCTGACCTGAACCCTCCTGCTGCTTTATTTCTAGTCAGGTTCCATTCTGTCACACCAAACTTCAGTAAGAATCTGTCAGTTTGACGCTTCCCATATCTGGTGGAACATGACTTCAGACATTTTATTAATTGGTGGCATCTTCTGGTGGATTCGGCATACAGATGATCCACCaagctgcattttattttgaaaaaatctcaacttttcagACTGGTTCCACCGCTCAGCGCCTCCATCCACTGTAGAAGAAGACTGTGGGATGAGAGGCGAAGCAGGTTTTTATGGAAATGaaatgctgcttggtgtattggatgCTGAATTAAAGAACGGCTCCCAGCGGTTTGAAAAACATCTTTAGTTTTGTTCAGGTGCttaatggagtttggtgtgacGTCCAGGAGAGAACAGAGTGTGTTGTAGTTTAATCCAGTCTGTAACTCTGCTGCTGGTCAGACAAGCTGCGTTCTGATACTGTGCTGgaatgagagagtgtgtgtgtgtgtgtgtgtgagtgtgtgtgtgtgttggagagggaGCAGCTGGTCAACTGAATATCTAATGAGGGAGTTTCTTTGTTGGAGGTtagagagacaagcagacagacagacagttttaaAGTTCATCCTGGATCCACCTGTCTACatggagatggacagacagacagacagacagacagacagacagtcagacagacagacagacagacagacagacagacagtcagtagaaatgtaacgAACATTTTAGTTCAGATCAAAGTGAAGACACATTTCATCCCCAAATCAGCCTGAAGagtaaaaaacagtaaagtaaaagtaaagaaacagaagcagatctGTTTCTCAGACTTTGAAACAGATTTaagagtcaaacacacacacagcagtgagtggagtgtgtgtgtgtgtgtgtgtgtgtgtgtgtgtgtgtgtgtgtgtgtgtgtgtgtgtgtgtgtgtgtgtgtgtgtgtgtgtgtgtgtgtgtgtgctgtggctgaacagcaggctctctgcagtactgaccgaccgactgacaGTTTGCCTTGTCAGTCGTCTTGCTGCTGTTTCCTTCCTTCAGAGTTCAGCAGCTCAGCAAGataacagagaagaagaggaagatgatagaaaagaagaagaacacagAGATCTGAAATGTAGAACAGTCACGATGCTTATCTTCACTTTTTTGTGTCGCAATGTTTCGTGTTACACCTCCACTTCATCagctgctgtgattggctggcatggaaacctgcagactgtcagACTGGACACTGGAATCAgcttaaagtgtgtctgtgtgtgtgtgtgtgtgtgtgtgtgtgtgtgtgtgtgtgtagtctgccagctgtgtctgtgtcccCGGGGAATGGGGGGTGCGGGGGGTGCAGGGGGGTCTTTGTTTCCCAGAGGCCCTCTTGACACTGGCAGCAGGTCCACacactgggtgtgtgtgtgtgtgtgtgtgtgtgtgtgtgtggcaggcagCTGGTCGCGAGTTGGGTTATtccctggagacagagagagagacagacagggacaaagagacagacagtttcccacaggttgtagtgttgggggggggggggggctttcaGATATTTTTATTCCTCTATTCATATAAAGAGTGAACGGCCGTCACTTTCTATTACAGCTGTCAGTTGTCTCTTGATATTGTGGCTGCAGGTTCGTTCAGCAGCTCAGGATCTGATCTCAGTTCAGCTGCTAAAATCTCTGACTAGTAATTCAATGCTAATGAGGCTAGTGTCGGCTAATTTACTGTCATGCTATCATGATCCATTTGATTGTTGTGACTTTAAAGTGATACTCCTTTCTATTTCctgtcctgcctctctctctctctctctctctctgtctctctctctgtctctccctctctctctctctgtctctccctctctctctctctctgtctctctctcgtctctctctctgtctctctctctttctcctctctctctctctctgtctctcctctctctctctgtctctcccttctctctctctctctgtctcctctctctctctctctgtctctctctctctctctctctctgtctctctctctctgtctccctctctctctctctgtctctctctctctctctctgtctctctctctctctctctctctcccttctctctctctcagactggGACCAGGCTATAGGTATAGCGGTGTTGGACTGCGCTCAGGAGGAAAACTTCGACGTCTGTAAAGATACTGGCATCCACTTCTACCCCACCTTCAGAGTATGTACTAGTACTATAAACTACCTTCAGAGTATGTCCTAGTACTTTAAACTACCATCAGAGTATGTACTAGTACTATAAACTACCTTTAGAGTATGTACTAGTACTATAAACTACCTTCAGGAGTATGTCCTAGTACTTTAAACTACCATCAGAGTATGTACTTAGTACTATAAACTACCTTCAGAGTATGTCCTAGTACTTTAAACTACCATCAGAGTATGTACTAGTACTATAAACTACCTTTAGAGTATGTACTAGTACTATAAACTACCTTCAGAGTATGTACTAGTACTATAAACTACCTTCAGAGTATGTCCTAGTACTTTAAACTACCATCAGAGTATGTACTAGTACTATAAACTACCTTCAGAGTATGTACTAGTACTATAAACTACCTTTAGAGTATGTACTAGTACTATAAACTACCTTCAGAGTATGTCCTAGTACTTTAAACTACCATCAGAGTATGTACTAGTACTATAAACTACCATCAGAGTATGTACTAGTACTATAAACTACCTTCAGAGTATGTACTAGTACTATAAACTACCTTCAGAGTATGTCCTAGTACTATAAACTACCTTCAGAGTATGTCCTAGTACTTTAAACTACCATCAGAGTATGTACTAGTACTATAAACTACCATCAGAGTATGTACTAGTACTATAAACTACCTTCAGAGTATGTACTAGTACTATAAACTACCTTCAGAGTATGTCCTAGTACTATAAACTACCTTCAGAGTATGTCCTAGTACTTTAAACTACCATCAGAGTATGTACTAGTACTATAAACTACCATCAGAGTATGTACTAGTACTATAAACTACCTTCAGAGTATGTACTAGTACTATAAACTACCTTCAGAGTATGTCCTAGTACTATAAACTACCTTCAGAGTATGTCCTAGTACTTTAAACTACCATCAGAGTATGTACTAGTACTATAAACTACCATCAGAGTATGTACTAGTACTATAAACTACCTTCAGAGTATGTACTAGTACTATAAACTACCTTCAGAGTATGTCCTAGTACTATAAACTACCTTCAGAGTATGTCCTAGTACTTTAAACTACCATCAGAGTATGTACTAGTACTATAAACTACCATCAGAGTATGTACTAGTACTATAAACTACCTTCAGAGTATGTACTAGTACTATAAACTACCTTCAGAGTATGTCCTAGTACTATAAACTACCTTCAGAGTATGTCCTAGTACTTTAAACTACCATCAGAGTATGTACTAGTACTATAAACTACCATCAGAGTATGTACTAGTACTATAAACTACCTTCAGAGTATGTACTAGTACTATAAACTACCTTCAGAGTATGTCCTAGTACTATAAACTACCTTCAGAGTATGTCCTAGTACTTTAAACTACCATCAGAGTATGTACTAGTACTATAAACTACCATCAGAGTATGTACTAGTACTATAAACTACCTTCAGAGTATGTACTAGTACTATAAACTACCTTCAGAGTATGTCCTAGTACTATAAACTACCTTCAGAGTATGTCCTAGTACTTTAAACTACCATCAGAGTATGTACTAGTACTATAAACTACCATCAGAGTATGTACTAGTACTATAAACTACCTTCAGAGTATGTACTAGTACTATAAACTACCTTCAGAGTATGTCCTAGTACTATAAACTACCAGAAGGTTGTAgttgatgctgatgatggtctcactctgtggagggcagagtgttgttgtcatgacaacgctgaacaaCAGAGGCCAGCACTGGACCAGTAAAACCACACAGACCCTTCAGGTGTTGAGCTGTGTTGAGCTGCGTGTTGAGCTGTGTTGAGCTGTGTTGAGCTGCATGTTGAGCTGTGTTGAGCTGCGTGTTGAGCTGTGTTGAGCTGCGTGTTGAGCTGTGTTGAGCTGCGTGTTGAGCTGCGTGTTGAGCTGCATGTTGAGCTGCGTGTTGAGCTGCGTGTTGAGCTGTGTTGAGCTGCGTGTTGAGCTGCGTGTTGAGCTGCATGTTGAGCTGCGTGTTGAGCTGCGTGTTGAGCTGTGTTGAGCTGCGTGCTTGAGCTGCATGTTGAGCTGTGTTGAGCCTGCGTGTTGAGCTGCGTGTTGAGCTGCGTGTTGAGCTGCGTGTTGAGCTGTGTTGAGCTGCGTGTTGAGCTGCGTGTTGAGCTGCGTGTTGAGCTGTGTTGAGCTGCGTGTTGAGGCTGCGTGTTGAGCTGTGTTGAGCTGCGTGTTGAGCTGCGTGTTGAGCTGCGTGTTGAGCTGCGTGTTGAGCTGTGTTGAGCTGCGTGTTGAGCTGCGTGTTGAGCTGTGTTGAGCTGACGTGTTGAGCTGCGTGTTGAGCTGTGCTGTTTGAGCTGTGTGTTAATCTGTATATTACTTCCTGTCTCCTCAGTACTTCCGGGCTCACAGCCGGCCGGCGGACCTGGGATCAACCTACAGAGGTGAAACTG
The sequence above is a segment of the Centroberyx gerrardi isolate f3 unplaced genomic scaffold, fCenGer3.hap1.cur.20231027 Scaffold_204, whole genome shotgun sequence genome. Coding sequences within it:
- the LOC144538467 gene encoding sulfhydryl oxidase 2-like, whose protein sequence is MAGILCFQTAVVLCFLPRALGAAARLYTEEDPLLILNSSSLKPTVSNSSSAWLVQFYSSWCGHCIQYSSTWKALAQDVKDWDQAIGIAVLDCAQEENFDVCKDTGIHFYPTFRYFRAHSRPADLGSTYRGADREIQTVRQLMVNFLQNHTKLDWPDRCPPLEPS